The following are from one region of the Streptomyces tuirus genome:
- a CDS encoding GntR family transcriptional regulator: protein MLSTGLPQGAVPKLERPGPLRDRVYEALLELITTRALQPGQHLVESELAGHLGVSRQPVREALQRLNTEGWVDLRPAQGAFVHEPTEEEADQLLTVRTLLEAEAARLAAANATSAGIADLEALCAEGEKAVEADDVDGAVAMNARFHAKIMELAGNAVLAELAAQVDRRVRWYYTPVARRRGHQSWIEHRELIAAVSDRDEQRATRLMREHTEHTRRSYHARSHS from the coding sequence ATGCTGTCGACAGGCCTGCCCCAGGGGGCGGTACCCAAGCTGGAACGCCCGGGTCCGCTGCGCGACCGTGTCTACGAGGCACTGCTCGAACTCATCACCACCCGTGCGCTGCAGCCCGGCCAGCATCTCGTCGAGAGTGAACTCGCCGGGCATCTCGGGGTCTCCCGGCAGCCGGTGCGCGAGGCGTTGCAGCGGCTCAACACCGAGGGGTGGGTCGATCTGCGGCCCGCCCAGGGCGCGTTCGTGCACGAGCCGACGGAGGAGGAGGCCGACCAGCTCCTCACGGTCCGTACGCTCCTGGAGGCCGAGGCCGCCCGGCTCGCGGCGGCCAACGCCACCAGCGCGGGCATCGCCGACCTCGAAGCCCTGTGCGCCGAGGGCGAGAAGGCCGTCGAGGCCGATGACGTGGACGGGGCCGTCGCGATGAACGCCCGCTTCCACGCCAAGATCATGGAGCTCGCCGGCAACGCGGTCCTCGCCGAACTGGCCGCCCAGGTCGACCGGCGCGTGCGCTGGTACTACACGCCCGTGGCGCGCCGGCGCGGCCATCAGTCCTGGATCGAGCACCGCGAGCTGATCGCCGCGGTCTCCGACCGGGACGAACAGCGCGCCACCCGGCTCATGCGCGAACACACCGAGCACACACGCCGGTCGTACCACGCGCGTTCCCACTCGTAG